The Anabrus simplex isolate iqAnaSimp1 chromosome 1, ASM4041472v1, whole genome shotgun sequence genome window below encodes:
- the LOC137496966 gene encoding uncharacterized protein gives MEDAKTLMLKDEAWNSIADEYNSSSTNSRTPKQLRSKFESLKKETRKSAAAERQCMVQTGGGPFTTVVKNPVLDKVREMIQFSTEGLPSIFDSDAMPDVPVITVLAEEADNMNEHHAEAQGSYVEKEMNVPVMSPEDLQNYKCTGPVESIVTELSYTGSTGAEDVASSSSAVVSAQYNECDNDWSNYTPRMLKKRKSIPLRNALSTVKNSSPTVNSGQPSVRTSSVSGQKLSSWVTEKKCLATLQQELIKKQFVQREKREQELHAMEMKIKKAQLLSLKMDIQIKRKTLSNIQRL, from the exons ATGGAGGATGCTAAAACTTTAATGCTAAAG GATGAAGCATGGAATAGTATTGCAGATGAATACAACAGCAGCAGCACAAATAGTAGGACTCCCAAACAACTGAGGAGTAAATTTGAATCCTTGAAAAAGGAAACGAGGAAAAGTGCTGCTGCAGAGAGGCAATGCATGGTGCAGACAGGTGGAGGCCCTTTTACAACAGTTGTAAAAAATCCAGTTCTGGACAAAGTCCGAGAAATGATACAGTTTTCAACTGAGGGTCTTCCCAGCATCTTTGATTCAGATGCAATGC CTGATGTACCAGTAATAACTGTACTTGCTGAGGAAGCAGACAACATGAATGAG cACCATGCAGAAGCACAGGGCAGCTATGTTGAAAAAGAAATGAATGTCCCTGTCATGTCTCCAG AAGATCTGCAAAACTACAAGTGTACCGGTCCAGTTGAAAGCATTGTAACAGAACTTTCATACACAG GATCAACTGGTGCAGAGGACGTAGCAAGTAGTTCTTCTGCAGTGGTGTCTGCCCAATACAATGAAT GTGATAATGACTGGTCAAATTATACACCAAGGATGCTTAAGAAAAGAAAAAGCATACCGCTGCGAAATGCCTTGAGCACAGTGAAGAATTCTTCTCCTACAGTGAACT CAGGTCAGCCATCAGTAAGGACATCTTCAGTTAGTGGCCAAAAGTTGAGCTCATGGGTAACGGAGAAGAAGTGTTTAGCCACCCTACAACAGGAGCTCATCAAAAAACAATTTGTTCAGAGGGAGAAGAGGGAACAGGAGTTACATGCCatggaaatgaaaattaaaaaagctCAACTTTTAAGTCTCAAAATGGACATTCAAATTAAGAGAAAAACTTTAAGTAATATTCAGAGACTTTAA